AGTTTTCAACAATTTTCGACGGACGTAGATCCCCTGGAGTTGCCTTCCAACTCCACTTGGTGGATTTGGACTGATCTGACCCCTTACTTTGTTTCTACAGGCTTGATGTGACCATGTCACCTCTTCCTAGTTACACATTTACGACAGAAATAACAATTCTATTCTCCGTTTATTTTATCTTGCGAAGTCTGTCCATTCGGATATAGCGTGTCGGAAGAGCATCGTGGATAGGAAATTATCTGTAAACATTTCTTAACCAAGCTGTTATAAAATTAACGGCATTGAGGCCCTCATTAAACTAATTCATGCCTAAGCTTTTGTCGGTGCAATGTTCGTGTCTTGTTTGTTCTTCTCTAATTGCTATTAGAAAATTCGAAGATAACATGTTCTCTGAGAGATAATGTTTttgagataattttttttataagctgtacaatacttttttaaaaagaaaataggcTCTACAAGATAACTATGGTGGAAGATGAGatggggaaactattttgatccctcgagaaGATATCCTCTTGTTctttgcatgtcacttaaatgattgtgaaaaaatttgaaacaatttgagaaaatttattaacatgtgatatatcacttcacaaatatgcaagttcaaattcaacttctacatctcgcaacgaaaaaaaaattaactgtgaatatacgttaactaactgtagtttgatttgtttttctcgttgcgagatgtagaagttgaatttgaacttacatgtttttggagtgatatatcacatgttaatgtatcttttcaaattgttttaaattttttcataactatttgagtgataTGCAAagaacgaggggatatcccctcgagagaTTAAAATCCACTCCCAGAAGAGATGGTTTATCGAAGCCATCGAAATTATTGGGACGGCTTGGATTTAGTGAAATCCACCCAGTGGATTTGGACGTAACTCCAGGGATCCATACCCATTTTCGATAGATAGTAGCCTTACCATATTCATGCAGATAGTAGCCTTACCATATTCATTTACATTTCCAAGAGAAAGTTTTCGAATTTCAAAACTCTCCAAAAAAATTTGAACCGAACAATTTCTGTTCCACAAAACACATCCGGAAACCCGGAAACTTGTTTACGCAACAGGCCTATGCATCCGGAGACCATTACGCGAGGGGCCTGGCGATGACCACTATGAGTACAACGGATGCAGCGATCGTGTGGTTGGGCGATTGTGAGGGAGACATCTCGGGTCGCAGAGGTCAGCGAACATCGTGCGTAGGATCTTTTGTTTATTTTGCACTCAATGCGTTCGACGGAATGCCCATGACACAATTACTGATTGTCTTAGTGTATAATTAAACATTAGCTACGTATGAACATATCTATGATGTTGGTAAGGTGGTCTCATCGTTTCTTGGCATTGTCAGAAACGACATGTTGGCCTCTCAAATTCTAGATTAGTTTCTGTTCTCTCAATAAAAATGTCTCAGCTATGTTTAGGCATGAGAAGTTTTATTTCTGACTTGTgcagtttttttctctctgttcAGCAGAAAAGGAAAGGCATGTAGACAATCCATTGTGGCACAGGCGCACAGCTGATCCTAGATGATCAGAATTGAAGAATATTTGCATGTGGCCAGTACCTTTCTTTTGTATGCTTATATGAGGCTTAGGCCTGTCAGTATGTAACATTATGTAATTTGAAACTATGTAATCTCAGGCTACATAATTGATCTGTACTTGTCGTGTTGTTTAGTCATGGAGTTAGTTGTGTTATTTTGTGTCTGGATGTGATTATGAGTTTATGACTGTTTGCTTATAAACTACCTGCCGTGAATGTTCATAAGTACTGGCGAGGTTCTGTaaagttttttaattaaattttgacAGCTTTTAACCGATCATATTAGGACCAACGTTAACCAACATAAGCGTTGATCGATGATCTTTCTTACCTAAGAAACACCGATATGAACTGATTATCTCCTTCTATGCAGTATTAGATTCCTATGCAGCATGGGCTGCTTGCGTGCATTTATTTtatctccggcgagctcccagTTTCCCACTGCATGCCTTTCCATTCCTCGGCTACAATCAATCTCCGGTGAGCTCCCACTGCACGTTTCTCCTCCCGCCCCCTTGACGAAGCACTCCAACACACTCTGCTAATTTCTCTCCATCAGGACCTCCCAAAAGCTCTACAGCCGCTTGGAAATTGACAAATTGTGACCATgccgaggcggcggtccacatCGATGGAGAAATTTCAGGGTGGAGCGACGCCAAGAGATAAGATGGCGGAACAGGGGAAAGATATCGTCGGGACTTGGGAGAAATATGTTGGCAATCGCTACTTGCGGGCTTATTACGGCGGCAATGTTTTACCCATTCCAATCTTACCCCTTGCAAATGGACGGACAGATGTGATTGGTAACTCCTAGTACCTCGTACCTCGAGCCGGTGGCGTCGCGCACGTACGGTGGCAACGTGCACAGGTTCCCGAGCCCCAGGGGTCTTCCTCGTGGGGCCACGACGAGCTCGAGAGGTCgggccacctcgccggcgaccgctTCGCCGTCCGCTGCGACGTCACCGTCATGAGGGCCACGGAGCTCCGCGTCGAGCCGGAGCCGGACCTGCgcgcccacctccgccgcctcctctccaccggcgacggcgcggacgTCACGTTcagggtcggcggcggcgagacgttcGCCGCGCATAGGTGCGTGCTCGCTGCCCGGTCGCCGGTGTTCAAGGCCGAGCTCTGTGGtcgtggcggcgcggccgccggtagatgcgtcgacgtcgacgacatGGGCGCCGGGGAGTTCGGGGCTCTGCTTCACTTCGTGTACACGGACACGTTGCCGGAGATGGCCTCGCGCGACGTGCCAGCCATGGCGCGGCGGTTGATCGCGGCGGCCGGCAAATACCAAGTGGAGAGGCTGAAGCTGGTATGCGAGGACATGTTGCGCAGGCGCGTCGACACGAGCATggccatggcgacgacgacggattCGGCAGCTACCACCGACGATCAGCTTAGCCAGCGTCCATGGCTGACGCAGCTTTTCTTCAAGTTTGCATCACGCATGGTCGGTGGCATGGTCGTCGACGCGTTCACACCTGAGCCTCCCACTGCCGCCGAGAAATCCGGCgacgcctcgccgtcgccatcgccatcgccgtcgtgctcgaccgtcgccgtctccgAGGCGAGTGGTCACCACGTCCTGAGGATAGAGGGATACAAGAGGACGAAGATGATGATGGCAACCGGCGAACACCTCAACTCCGGCGAGTTCCACGTCGGCGGCTACACATGGCGTCTCCGGTACTATCCAAATGGGTACGACCAGGAGTTCTCCAGCTCGATATCCTTCGCTCTGGTGCGGaccggccgcgacgacgacgatgtcgtcgTCCGAGCACGCGTCAAGATCAGCTtgctcgacgtcgccggcgagccggtGACACGGTACAGCCACAGCGACAACAAGTGCACGTTCTACGAGGGACATGATCTCTGGGCCATCAAGAGCTTCATCAGGAGGGTTGATCTGGAGGATTCCGGGCatctcgacgacggcggcggcggcggcgactccttCGCCGTCCGGTGCGACCTCACCTTCAACGTCCCGGACATccgcgtcgacgtcgacgacgcggccgccgtCACGGTgcccgccgtgccgccgcctctcctgcaCCGCCACCTCGGCGACCTCCTCGCctccgaggcggcggccgacgtgAGGTTCAATGTCGACGGCGAGGCGTTCGCGGCGCACCGGTGCATCCtggcggcgcggtcgccggtgTTCCGGGCGGAGCAGTTCGGCTCCATGCGGGAGCGCGCCGCGAGGGCCATCGTCCGCGTCGACGACATGGACGCCGACGCGTTCGCGGCGTTCCTGCACTTCGTCTACACCGACGAGCTGCCGgagatggacgacgacggcgaggaggcggcggcggtgatggcgcagcacctgctcgtcgccgccgacagGTACGGCATGGAGAGGCTGAAGAAGGTGTGCGAGGACGTGCTGTTCAGGCACGTCGTcgtggccacggcggcgacaTCGCTGGCGTTGGCCGAGCAGCATGACTGCCCCGAGCTCAAGGACGCCATCTTGAGGTTCgtcacgtcgccggcgaggttgaAGGCGGTCATGGCGAGCGATGGGTACGAGCATCTGATCACGAGCTTCCCCTCCATAGCCACGGAGATTCTCGCCGTGCTTGCTGCTCAGTTGAGTACTTAGCGCATTAAGGATTTTTGGAACGCTAGAGTATTGTTCTAAGACATTAATTGGATGCTTTATGAAGATTTGTGCCGTTGTAAACTTTTAATACAAAATTGTTCTTTTGTAATTGGTGAAAAGACCGTAGTTCAATTAATTAGGTTCCTTGTTGTTGAATCACATATCTAGGTTTAAGCTCTAGACTTAACACGTGTGCTCAtatttacaactaattattTTTCAGTGGTAGCTTACATAAATAAGATTTAGTcaatttaaatatatgatgatcCAGTTTTTCGGAACTCACAAAAATAGGGTACGGGGTATAGTTGGCTATAGGGCCCGATGGCTCGGCCCAAGGCACGAGGTTTTGGCCCGGCCAAGGCATGGCACGCCCTAGCTGTTGGGTCGTGCTTGGGCCTATGCCTCGGCACGGTGGGCTGGCCTGACACAGCACGGACCGAGGTCGGCACGGTGGACTGGCCCGGCATGGCATGGTCCAATGGTAGGCACAACAGCGGCCCGATCCAATGGTCGACCAGGCCTGCCAGCCTGCCAAGCCCAAGGCCACGCGTGCCCCCATATATAAGCGGCAgcgtctccccctcccccctccccccgccccccccccccccagtggTTGCTCTCATCTCTCGGtcaaccctaaccctagccccCACATGCCACAACCACCAGCCACCGCCTAGCCACCCACCAATCCGCCTCTGTCGCTCTCCCGCCCACCGGTCCTCCTCCACCGACCACCGCTCAGGCGCTCACCGATATGCCTCCCTTCCTCTTCGTCTTCGATAGATGTCTTGCCCGATGAGGGCCACCGACGGCGTCCTGCTGGGGGCATGAGGGCCACGGGCCACCGGTGAATCTGTCAGCTCTTCATCTCCAACTGCTGGATCGAGGGCCACGTGCGCCATCTCATTCCCTTTTGTTCTTCTTTGTCAGATCCACCCCCAAGGCCCCAATATCCCTCTTGAGTATCGTATTCTCGTAGATCCGTGAGCTTATTGTCTTCAACAACAACTCCGGTGCTCCGGCTACACAGGTACAAACGGACaaactgtcgacgggtgatacccgtagaccagatatagagggtattggggtacgttggtacaaggatctacgtaatacgacatcgagcaaacaaaagacgaggattatactggttcaggccccttgataggtaatagccctaatccagttgatatgggattatataatGGAAAACCACAAgttacaaagggaacgatggaactcgatgaaaccggcgagatcgtaatcgagttggttcgactagatctcccggcgacttggctcctgcaggctccgacttcgtaggctgtagtggttgtgttggctatgagattcgatgtcttaggtcctcccagggggtcccttttatatcgcagatcaGGTGGTCTcaaagtagaactcggagacatcggaccctacacgataTATTGACGACCttgtcttgtccgagtaggactcaaACACTGTGGAAGATTTCCTTAGTGTATGCGGATAATGTCCGTGTATGCCATGTCGATATGTGGCGCATATCGAAGGGTAAGGGGTACACCTAACCCGTAaacctgacagtagcccccgacttctgcttaaataaACTCGTGCGACCAAtagcgacttctgatgtcgagaCTGATGTCGTTCTTGGTGTGGGAACCATAGAGACAGGACATGATCGAGAACACCGtgtgaagcccaacggtcacgagtgaatttaaactgaagtctGAAAAACCGctgcgcgtaacggacccagaaatttccggtggccatctctctcctttccttggaattcgcaccgtcggaagtgcgtctatttaagggagttttggggattCATTTGAAGTCCGCCTGTTGTGGAAAAATTCTCCAGCCTCCAAGCGCctctcgtcttctccgctctcGCAAAAACCCTAGTTCATCAATCTAGACCCTTTCTCCGACGATCTTCAATTAGCGATGGACCTTGGCAAGTCATCTTCCACCAATGCGTCGCTGTAGGAGCTTCAGGAAGATGGCGCCCTTCCTGGTCGTGGAACCATGGAGAGGAaagcaggaggtactaatcCCCAGTCCGTCTTAGGttgcatggttgcgatcgaagactatgttctctgcggttttctccctccGCCTTCCGAATTTCTCCTCCTGGTTTTGTActtctatggtctttctcttcttcatttgaaccccaattctatCGCCTTTCTTAGCATCTTTGCTCATCTTTGCGAGGCCTATATTGGGGTAGAGCCTTTTCTTGATCTCTTTCGCTTCTACTACGAGCTGCGTTGGATGGAgtccaacagggtatctggtTGCGTCGGGTTCTGACTTCGGGATagcctgaagtcgcgttatatccccttccagtgcccttcttctcgcagcaaatggcggaataggtggttctatcttgaGATCAAATATTCGAACCCTGTCTTCATTGCTCCCACAGAACAACCAaacaagatttcgtcttggaccgcaaagcccCCTTTGACCCTCTCTCTTCAGTCGTTTATCGACATCATTGACGATCTCCGAGTACGGggcttgtcggggtatgaagtcgttgcagacttcgttggtaggcggatccagccgctccaggctcgggcCCATCCAGCCTTTAACTATTCTGGACCGGAGGACGTGACCCGGGtctctcctcggggtatctttctctCATTTATCCTGACATGCTTATGTTTGCGTTCCTCTTGATTTATCGAAATTTGGTTCTCGATTCACAGGTCTGAACAGCAAAGccgtggagcgccgcgtcgggcaggtgatgatcagtggtCCGACAACGGCGAGTAACATCCCCGTGCCCCTTTGTGAAAAAGGGGCGGCCGAACATGATGACGCTATCAACGTAAGTGTACTTGATAGGCATCCCGCATTTTCCTTTCGAGATCACCTTATGACTTGATTAAGTGTAGGCTCTTCCTCTGACTaacatcatcgggccgctcgcggaccatcaggtggcggcgtcTCTAAAAGAGAAGGTCaccaaggaggcgtctgatgcTGCTGCGGCCACTACTAGTGGTGGCAATGTTCCGACAAAggggaggaagttctcctctGTAAGCGGACATCGTCGCAAGACGTCGACCCCCTCGGTAAGTTATCCTGTCGCCAGATCGTGCCGCCAGAAGGATTTTGCCTTACTTCGCATTGGTTGTCtttcaggcctcggacgcgtctcccccgcctccatgACGACAACGTCTTGTAACggttggcgagaagtaagtagatgGATTTTTAGGTTTCCGTAATTCCATTCAAGCGTTGTCTGATACGTGGTCGTCCCATAGGGAGGCGCGATTAAAGGCTGCGCAAAACAAGTCTGGAGGGGCTTCCAGTGCGTCGCCTGCCGCGGCCTCAACGGATGTCGTACTCGTAGCCGGGAGCCAGGAGGCGACGTCTAGCGGCCCAGTCAGCGATCCCGCGGCAGGTCGTGGTCCACCagctgccgtcctcacctgggaggagctccaagtcgaAATGGGGCTCCTCCTcgaagctggtgctcgcggcatcggCCGCGAGATTGCACAGGCGAGGTCGGAAGCAGCGTTGGCGAACGAGCGTGCTGACCGGCTGGTGCGCGAGTTGGCGGAAGCTCGTGAAGACCTCACGAAGATGAGGGaattggtggccggcaacgagcgacaacaGCAGGGGCTCGAGGACCGCATGTCGGAACTCGGGAACAACCTGTCGGAAATCCGgggctcgttgcgggtcacctacacagGCCTGCACCAGCTTGCTTGGGAGTGCGGCATCAAGTCTACCATCCCAATGAATCCTGACGAATTCTCGCTGACATCCTCCCATGCGgaactggcgacggcgatgggggagagcccctccaagcatgcggccaggatcgcgGAGGAGATGtcgaacgggatctacaccggagCGTGTCATGTCCTCGCGTGTGTAAAGATGTCGcgtcctgaactcgatctgcgcgagatcttggatcagggggcggctagcaacacgcgtaaggaggtgatggaagaagtcagtgatctgggggagtctgttctccccctatttgaagagtaggacttcttgtacTTCTAAGACACGCTGTGTAAAACTTGAATTCTGACCGCCTTCGTGCGTGCAATTATCATTCTAGTTTACTCTTGTATGTTGACTTCGGGAACTTTTGTCCTTTGTAGAGAtgtcgatgtcgaggatgtccagcagcgtgggCAGCCTGAATTGTCAGCGATCCTTCCGGATCTTGCGTTTGTGGGACACGCGTTGCTGGACAACGTGGGTGAAATTTTGCCCGCGAGAACAGGGACAgcgacgacttccttaggttTGTGGTCTCTTCATCGCTTTTCGCTCCCCCGATTTGATCAGCCGTGTTCtcgagagagaaaagcagtCTGACGTAGTCGTTTCCATGTTGGACAGACCTCGAGGACGCACTTGCTGgccaagatcgtcgtatccaatattggaagacgaaattTGAAGTGGTGGAACTCGAGAGAGCCATGTTGGAAGTAAAAAAGGAGCAGACcgtggaaacgctccgaggtcgtgaggtgtggtttaactcgtacttgaagagttgctgcacatccatggccAGAGTCTGCAGAGAACTTCGAGTGGTCCGCGGAGAACCtgaggagtcggcggccggatacatctcaTGGCTGAACGGGGCCTGTGCTCAACACGACGGCATCGGTAAGCGTATtgacgaggccttgaagcaagagtgtcgtcgatcgagccgatacgCCGGGgggcacgtgttggcttgcCTACGAGATCATCGCCTGTGTTTGGACCTCGAATTTCTCCATGAGggttttgctcgttctcggaggactccggtGGAGATAGACCATCTGGCGAGGTCGATGTCACCGTTGGCAGAGAAgatcttccagtctatggactggcgttggccttcttggtagtatTCTTACCCTGTGACAGATATCTTAGGAAAAAGGTGTAATAAAGTTTTGGATTTGTATATAATTGTAAGAAGTATTTTGCGAAGTAGGAAAGAAATCTATCTTGGTGAatctttcttactctggatatAGTGTGTAAGAGTGTTTCCTCAGTTCGCGACTTTGGTCAGTCGTTTGAGttgtacactctccctagcccccagccttatCGTCGGAGGATTCTTCTCGGGGgacaaggctcttggacctttgacctgccttggttgagaaagcactgatcctagcccccagccgtgatgttggaaagttaattttccgattacacggcttggttaatacgcatggCAAGAACTCTTAAACGACtaggtcttacatggtctttcgtctctacaggatccgacaaggccttatcggctctgagCGTCCCCAGCcaaagatcccttaggttcctcggaggccttgtcaggacggcgtaaagggacatgaggataggtttcaacgctaagtgtcatctgggtaaggtaTCATCAGGCAGGAACACTATGATTTTAATATGTGCctgaaaataggctttattgatactgtaaggtgtcttacaggtatggattatattgactcatacatagaatttatgtagttggtcaatgttccaagaatttgccaaCACGCGGCCATTGCCATCTGCTatcttgaatgcgcctggccgcaagacttgtgtgatcgtgtaaggtccttcccatttgggtgagagtttgtttcgccctgcttggctttgaacccgtcggaggacgtagtcgccgatcgaaagtatgcgtgctcggatgcgcttctcgtgataaCGGTGGAGGGCCTGTTGGTAACCGGCTGCTCGGatggcaactcgttcgcgatgttcctcgagtagattcacatcgtcgtttc
The nucleotide sequence above comes from Oryza glaberrima chromosome 11, OglaRS2, whole genome shotgun sequence. Encoded proteins:
- the LOC127755337 gene encoding BTB/POZ and MATH domain-containing protein 1-like; its protein translation is MRATELRVEPEPDLRAHLRRLLSTGDGADVTFRVGGGETFAAHRCVLAARSPVFKAELCGRGGAAAGRCVDVDDMGAGEFGALLHFVYTDTLPEMASRDVPAMARRLIAAAGKYQVERLKLVCEDMLRRRVDTSMAMATTTDSAATTDDQLSQRPWLTQLFFKFASRMVGGMVVDAFTPEPPTAAEKSGDASPSPSPSPSCSTVAVSEASGHHVLRIEGYKRTKMMMATGEHLNSGEFHVGGYTWRLRYYPNGYDQEFSSSISFALVRTGRDDDDVVVRARVKISLLDVAGEPVTRYSHSDNKCTFYEGHDLWAIKSFIRRVDLEDSGHLDDGGGGGDSFAVRCDLTFNVPDIRVDVDDAAAVTVPAVPPPLLHRHLGDLLASEAAADVRFNVDGEAFAAHRCILAARSPVFRAEQFGSMRERAARAIVRVDDMDADAFAAFLHFVYTDELPEMDDDGEEAAAVMAQHLLVAADRYGMERLKKVCEDVLFRHVVVATAATSLALAEQHDCPELKDAILRFVTSPARLKAVMASDGYEHLITSFPSIATEILAVLAAQLST